In Defluviimonas aquaemixtae, the sequence CAATCCCGAGGTCGTTGAACATGGCGAGCGCCACCCCCTCGGTTAGAAGGTCGGGGGAGTTCGCGACGCGAGCCGTTTCCTTGGTTTTTGTATTGGTGATCTTGTAGATGCTCTCGCGGCGGTTGTCGCCGGCTATCAATTCTCCGACCTCGAACTGTTCGACTACGATGGGAGATCCGCGCTGCCTTGACGCCCGCATCGCCTGCTGAATGAACAGATAACCAGGAATATCCATCTGAAGACCTTCCCCGACACAGAGGCACCAAAAGGATCGTGGAGTTCGAGCGAAAAAGGCGTAACGTTTTAGAAACAGTAACCGACTTCCCAAGGAGTATATTCACGTGGTGGAAACCGACAAGGACTATTCCTCAGGTCTGTCTCGGCAGGGAAGGGAGATTTCCATCGGGCTCGCGAAAGCAAGTATCGAGTTGCAGGCGGCCTTCGATGCGCATCCGGAGGACGTCAAGACCGCGCTATACAACGCACCCAATTTCGCGGCAACGCTCGATGCCATCGATAGCATGGGTTCTGTCGCAGCGGCAGAGGGTGCAGGGCCGGATGTGCCCGCCGAGGACGCGGGCCGGAATGGCGAGCTGTTGCTGATCGACCCCGACGGCAAGTGTTTTACCTCGACATTGAGTGCAGCCGTCCATGATCATGTGGCAAACGGGGTCGGCTTCGTTGTCGCCGGCGCTGGGAGCTCGCTCGCGGCACTGGTCGAGGAGCTTCCTGCGTGGCGAGGTCATCTCGGACTCAATGGCCTCGTCGTGCAATACGTTGGGATCGACCAGCAGCACTGGTCGCCCGATAAGGCCATCCGTATTCTGGAAGTGAACCTCCTTCAAGCGGCGGCGATCCAGGTTCTGAACAGCGCCATGAACAAGGCAGGACGACCCTGCGCCGTGATCTCGATCGGATTTGGCTGTTGGGTTGCAAACTGCGCGCTGCAGTTGCTGCCCCTGCGACGGGTCTGGTATGCGCGCAACCTTCAGATCGACGCGCTTGGCTCTCAGGAGGTTCTTGGCGACCTGATGAGTGCGAAAAAGGGTGGGTTCGGTTCGATCTGTCACGTACAGGGCAATGGCGCCAAAGCAGCGCTTTCAGGGAAGTTCGGCTTGTCCGAAAAAGCGCTCGGCGCTCTGCCTGTTGATATCAGGGCATAGGCGTGAATTTTCTACCTTTGGGCGAGTGGTACCCTTGTGTCCACTGAGCCTCGTCCGATCCGGCTGTGAGTTTTCGGGCATTTGGGCTCGCCTTGAGAAGGCCGTCTGCACCAACTGAGGAGCCAGCTGGAGTTCTTTGGGAAAGCCAAACACGCAGTCGCGAGAGATCGGCCCTCAGGAGACATTCGACGAACATGGCGTTGCCGCAGCGCAGCGTCGCCAGTCCAGTCATTCGCTGCGGGCGCGAAATGTTTGGGCATGTGAACTAACACTTTGCGGGACGACGCGGTCGGTTGCTCAGGCGACACAAATGACCGGTGCGGGCACTTCTCGACTGAAAGCTCCTGTAAGGGGACGGAAACTTAACGTTCGCTGCGGATGCCAAATATGCGACAAAGTAGTCCATTTCGGACGCGATCAGAGCGAAACGAACGTGGTAACCAAAGCGTCTCAACAGAAATGAGAAGTGCTCACTTTTCTTCATACCGAACTTGATGGCGGTCGGAAAAACGCAGCGTCGCAACAGCCTTGTTCGCATGAGTCGTCCCGTTGAGATTTTTCATGATGATGCTGTTGTTTTCATAGTCTTATTTAGGGCGATTATATACTTAACAAAGCGAGATCGTCATGATAGATGAGAAGCGACAGGCCGGTACGGAGATTGAAGTCACCGAGCCGATGATCTTAGCGGGTTTGAACGCCCTCTATGGCTCGGGTGCAGTGGATGACTATCAGGAAAAGGATAGACAAACGGTAGCTGAAATATTCCAAGCCATGTTTCGCAAATCTCGGAAATGATATCATCGCCTTCGTCGGGCAGCATTATTCGAGTAAACATCCACGTTGCCTCTGATATTTGGTCTGCCTTTGCGCAGAACGATATGAGATCGTCTGGACCTATTGAGGGCGTGGTCTCTTTGTGGGAAAGGAAATTTGGCGGCATCAGCCGATCATCAGACCCCCTACTTACCCAATGAATAATGCTATTGCGCGTTGTAGTGAGTTTTCCATACTCAGAAAGCACGCCAGACCAAAATGGCTTTAGTTCAATGAAAGTGGTCGACAGAATATTGGTGAAGATGGCTACTCGTGACCTTGTGTTGACGATGTTGTAGTATATCTCGGCAGCGACTAAGTGAGGGACATCGGTTAGCGCTTGGAGAAGCATGAATAGGTGCCAATCAACTCTGGCGTAGGCGCTGATTGCTCTGCCACGCAGAAGCGCCAGATTGTCAACCGGAGCTAGGTGAATGTCAGAATTGTCGTCGTTCGAAGCCACAGTAAAGAACCTTCTTAAGATGAAACCGAAGCCTCACAAGGAGGACTCCGGCCCATCTGAGAGTCAATCGGAAGATGACCAGTCGTCCAGCAAGCGGGCGACTAAGTCGCGGAACTCAGGCGACGACTGAGTCAGTCCGCCGATAGGTCAGGCGCTTGCCCTCAGCTCCTTTGAGGATGGCGTTGGCGCGCATATTGTCGTCAACGTTGTTCGCGATACGGTTGGAATAACGGAATGCAAACTCAGCGGCGTAGCGGTGCAGGTGCTGTTTACCGCAATGCTGATAGACGCCTTTCATGCCGCGTTTGAAGATGGAGAAATAACCTTCCACGGTGTTCGTGGACACGTCACCGCGAACGTACTCATCAGCGCCATGGTTCACTTTGTCATGAGTCGCGAAGTGGCGATTGAGGTAGTCGTACTGCATCGCTTCATCGGTATAGACTGTGGCTTCTGCGGCGATGTTCTCCTTGAGGATCGGCAGTAGCGTCTTGATCTTGAGGTCATCCACGACTATGGATTTCGCCTTGCCGGTCGTGCGGTCCACGAGGGTAAGCACTTTCATCTTGTGACCGGCGCCGCGCTTGACCGGCTTGCCCGGTTCGCGACCAATAAACGTCTCGTCAACTTCGACCACGCCACCACCGTTGCCGAAACCGCCAGTCGTATCGTCGCGCATGGCTTCACGAATGCGATGGAACATGAACCAAGCGGTTTTATAGGTAACGCCGATGGTGCGGTGAAGCTGATGGGCAGAAATGCCCTTCTTGGACGAAGCCATAAGGAACGTGGCAAGAAGCCACTTGTTGAGCGGCACCTTAGAACGCTCAAACACGGTGCCAACAGTAACGGTGAACTGCTGACGGCAATCTCCACATTGGTAGAGGCCGGGGCGGTGCGATTTGCCTTCCAGCTTCTTGCACTTGTCCGTGCCACCACAATGCGGGCAGTAAACCCCGTCAGCCCAGCGAGAGGCTTCCAGATACTCTCTGGCGGCGTCCTTGTCGGTAAAGATGGGGTCAGTCAGGTTCATGGCTTTAACTCCTTGAACCTTATCTAAGAATCGGCGATTGCTTTGTCAAGTATATAATCGCCTTATTTAGTAGGTCTGGTGGCGATCTCGTTCGCGGTAAAGCGTCCCGGCCCGCTGATCATGCCGGTCAATCTTCAGAATTTCGCGATCAGGTTCAGGAAAACGCCCTTGCCAACATAGTCGATAGCCGCGGGGTTGTCTGAGACACGGCCACATTCATAGCCGACGCCGACCTTGGCGTTGTTGCCGACATGGCGGTAGAGGGCCAGAAGCGCGCCTGTTTCAGTGATATCCGACTGTTCGGTGTAAAGCATCCGAGCCTCGCCCATCACATCCCACTTGTGCACCACGTGCCAGTCGAGGCGAACGATGCCCAGATGCGCGGTCTGATTGTTGAACACGCTGGTGCCGCGCGGTGCTACGCGACTTTGACGAAAACCGTACTTACCGCCGAGCGTCAGCTTCGGCGACAGATCGAAATTGCCGTCGATCGAAAAGATGTGACTGACCTGCACGTCTCCATTCACCGTCCCGTTGACCGAAACCTGATCCGCTCCCGGCAGGTCGCGCAGATAGGTGTATCGCGCTAAGAGGTTCAGCCGGTCGTTGAGCACCGGACGGTAGGCGTAGCCGAGGCTCGCCTCGACGTACTCACCGTCGAGAAAGCTGCCGCTATCGGCCTTGGAGATCAGCGCATCGAGATTGGCGAGGAACCGCCAATCCGGGTTGATTTTGTATTCGTAGCCGCCGGTCGCTGCCCAGGTCTTGCGATCCTGCGCCGTCCCGATCCCGTTCTCAATCCGGTATTCGAGCCGCGCGCGGCCTGACGTTCCCTCTGTGGTATAGGCCAGCCCGAAAGAAACGGCATCGCGGTCGAAATCGCCATTAATGCTGTCGCGGACCTGACCGGACTCGATGGAGCCGGAAAGCGTCCAGCGCGCATTCGGCGTGTAGGTCACACCATAGGTCCGGGTCAGCGAACGCCGCTCGCCGAACAGATCCCAGTTGTTTTCGCCATAGGTGGAGACGGCTTCGGAGTAGCGATAGCGGCCGCCAACGACGATGACGCCGTCATCGCGCCCGACGAGCGAATACCCCGCGCCGGTCCGCGTCGGATCAAGGGTATAGCCGACATAGACCTCGTTGTCCGCCGTCGGCGTGTAGCTGAGCCGGACCAATGTGCCACGGCCCTTGCTGCCGCCGGAGATCTCGCCCTGGGCGGACAGCTTTTCGGACAGTTGGGCATCGAAGCCGAAGCCGAGGCGGTGATTATCGCCGAGCCCGCCTGATTCGGCCAGCGTCACCTGTCCGAGCCCATAGAGCGCCAGATCGTCGCTGTAGCGGTAATCGAGCCGCACCGCCGCGTCGGTGCGCTTGCCGGTCTCGGTTGGATCGCTGAGCGTCACCTTGTCGAGATGGGCGATGGCGCCGGTGACTTTCCACCTTTCGTCGATCCGGTAGGCCAGGCGCACCTCGCCTTTGGTCCGCTTGTCGCCGCCGTCCTCGCGGAAGTCCTCGGCGTCGAGGCCGAAGGTCAGGCGCTCGGTCAGGCCGATCTCGGAATTCATGCCGACAAGGTTCTGGTCGTTGGTGATGTCTTCGGTCAGGGTCGAGAAACCCGCGCCCTTTCGCTCAGCATAGACGCCGACGAAGCCTTGGCGCTTCAGGCCAAGATCGGTCAGTTCGAAACGGCTGTCGAAGCGGAAAGCGGTCGCGCCCGTCGCGCCGACGACGCCGGAGGGCGTGATGGTCAGGCCGCCATCGGAGGACAGCGACCGGCCAAAGCCGGGGCCATCGCTATGCGCGATCTCGGCTTCGACGTAGCTCCGTTCGCCGATCTCGTAGCGCAGGTCGGCGCCGGCCAACTTCTGATCGGCGGTGCCGGTCGTCTCGCTCATGGCGGTGACGCCCAGACGCAGCCGCTCAGTGACCCAGCCCTCGGCACGTCCGCCATAGGCCATACCATCGAGATTGCCGAGTGTGGGCGTATATTCGTAGCTGACCACAAGGTTAACGTCGAGCGATCCGGTGCCGGAGCCGATGATCCCGCCGCCGGAAGCCGAGGACTGGAGTGGCTTGCTGAGGACGATCACGCCCTGGATGTAGTCGATGTCGTAGTCGACGCCCTCGGTCAGCGTGGTGCGGCTGACGACGCGGCCGGTGATGGGATCGACAACGTCCACGGTGACGGTCTCGGACCCGCCGTTGATGTCCTGACGACTGAGAAAATAGACCGAGCCGCCGGTGCCGCGCAGGATATCGCGCTGCGGCAGCGTGTCGGGCTGCGCCGCGTAAAGCGTGGCACGGGTACGAACTTCACCATGTTCGGTCACGGAGGGCGAGTTGTAGCGAAGTTCCGCGCCGTAGAGCGCGCGGGTGTTGCGCAAAAGCTCGGCGCCGGTCACATCCGCCTTGAAATCACCCCAGGTCAGGCTCGAGCCTTCACGTTCGATCTTGAGGTAGACACGGCCCGAGGTCGGCGCGTCGTCGAAGGCAGAGGAATCGTCGCCATATGTCGGGTAGTAGTCGTTCTCATCCAGACGCTGAAGAACCTTGCGCGGATCCTTGTCGTTAAGGCGGCGAAACACGTCCTTCAGGTCGCCCTCGCCGGTATCGACCGAGCCGGTGATCGTGTAGCCGCGTTGGGTCTTGCCCTTGGCGTAGCCCGCCAGACGGCCTTCGAGGTAATTCTTCTCATAGTCCGGGTCGGCACTGGCCAGATCGTCGCGCAACCTGTGCCCCGCGGTGATGTCGGCGATGCCAACATAGAACCATTCGCTGTCGGGCACGGTGACGTCGCGCAGGATGCGGCGGCCGTTAAGGTCCACCTCGACGACATGATCGCCCGCCGGAACGATGCGGCTGACCACGAAGGCGCCGGACCCGTCGGCGGGGACATCCTCGCCCATCACGCGGACGGTGCCCCCTGGCACGGCGCCGGTTCCCGCAGCGACGATGCGCCCGCCGCGAAGCGGGATGTTGCGGATGCGCGAGCGATCCTCGCCCTCGCCCGCCGCGATCACCTGACCGGTCGTGTCATGGGTGTCAAAGGCCCGGTCGGTGCGGGTGAGTTCGAGCGGTGCGGTCTCGTCATAGCGCCCCGCGCTGTCATAGACGCGGAGCACGTAAGCGAGATCCCCAGAGCCCTCCTCCGGCATCGTCCAGGCAAGCTCGCCATTGGCCTTGGCGGGCAGAACCGCGATCACCGGACGCCCGCGCGCGGCGCGGTCGATGATCCTGAGTTCGGCCCGCGCGATGAAGGCCGGATAGTTCGCCGAAGACCTGAACGTGACCTGCTCGCCCGCCCGATAAGCGGCGCGCAGGTCACTGGTGGAGACGTTCAGCGTCCGCCTGAGGTCGAGCCCGTCATAGCGCACGTCCACCTCGGCGGCAGCCGCAGCAAGATCGGCTTCGCGCTGCGGCTCGGCCGGTGCGGGCGCGCCCGCCACGGTGTCGCCGTCGATCGAGATCGAGAACCCCAGATCGCCGAAGCCGGCCCCCGGCGCCGTGTCGATCGCTTCCGCATTCTCGCCGAGCGGCATGTCCACGACGATATCGGCGTTGGCGCGCCGACAATTCTCGGGCTGCGGCACAAGAACTTCGTCGCAACGGATGGTCTGCGCAAAGCCCTGCTGTGCGATCAGCGCCAAGACGAGGGCGGTGGAGCCGAAGGCGAGCGCGCGGTTCATTCGATTGGCGCGCAGTATGCGGTTGGTCATCTTCATACCCCTTAATCACCAGTCCTGACGATCGTCTTCTCGATCGTCAGCTTCACACGTCCCACGTCACGCCACGTCTCGCGGATGTGCGATTCGACCAGCCGCATCAGCCCGCGCGCCCGTTCCGCATCTTCTGTCTCCGCGTATTTCGGCAGGTGGTAGACGAGCCTGAGGTTTGCGGCCTCACCGGCGATCCGCGGCAGCAGTGTCGCGATGCCCTTGACCAGCGCGGGCGACAGCGCCGCCTTGCCGGCGGCATCGGCGACGAAGGCACGGTCGTTGAGATCGAGCCGCACCACCCTGGTGATCGCCACCCCGAAGTTCATCTCGGTCATCTTGCCGCGCGTGAGCCGGACAACGCGCGGGTTCTCCGTCGTCAGCCGGTAGCCCGCGGGCAACGAACGGGTGTCGAGCTTCAGGATGAAGTTCGACCCACGGTCGACGGGCAACATCGCGCAGGGCACATGGAAGCGGCCATACTCGTCGGTGGTGATGATCGTGCCATCGACGCCCGCCAGCCGCGCGCCGGGAATGCCCGGCTCGCCGTAGGTTTCCGCGGCAGCCGGCGCCACCCCATACTTGCCGCCGTACTTGCCCGCCGCGATATAGTCGTCATTGGTGATCGGCCTCGGCCCCGGAGCGTTCTGGTAGCCGTCGCGGTTCCTGTCGTCGAAGACCTTGCCGATCACGTCGCCGCAATCAAAGACCGGCTCGGGCAGGATGCGCACCGTGGCGGTCGCGGGCGCGGCCAGAAGGCCGTTCGTCGCCGGGTTGCGGATGGTTACGGTGTTCACGTGTTCGCCCGGCTCTGCCCCGGTCAGCACGCGGGCCGAAACGGTTGCAATCACGGTCGTCAAAGGGGGCACCGGCACATTCGGCCAGGTAACGATCCGGCCCGCCACCCGCACCGGATAGGGCGCACCGCCCAGTGTGGCGCTGTTGGCGACGTAGAGGAAGCCCGGCGGCAGGGCATCGACGATGTTCAGCGTGCCCGAGACCACCGGATTGTCATTGCGCACCGTGATCGTATAGGGCACCACACTGCCCCGCTCGACGACGCCGCGCGGGGTGGTCTTGGTCACCGTCAGGCCATTGGGCGCAAGCGATGCGCTGACCCGCAGAACGGTCGGATCGTCGGTGGTGTTGCCGTCCGAGTCCACGCCGTTGTCAGACACATCGCTGATCGGCGAAGGCGTGCCAATGACCCCCGGGCCGTAGATCGGCAGCGCGGTGGCGGTGGCGGTATTCGACACGCCGCCATCTGTGACCGATGCGATAGTCAGCGTATAGCTCGCGGTATAGGTCGCCGTCTCGGCGATCTGAAGATCGCCCGCCGGCGAACCCGCCGACGCCGTGGTGAATGTCGGCCCGCTGTCGAGCGACAGCGGGGTGCCCGTTAGACTTGTCAGCGCATCGGTCAGCGCGACATTGGTCAACGGCGTATTGCCAGTGTTCTCCACGGTGATCGTATAGTCGACACGGTCGCCGACCCCGGTGACACCGTCGCCGTTGTCGACGACATTCTGCGTCTTCGTCACCTCGATCGCCGGCAGCGGAAGCTGCACCACCGTTTCGGTCGCCTGGTCGCAGATCACCGGCGGCGCGATAGAGCAGATCTCGTAGGTCACGGTGTAGGTGCCCGCCGGCGAGTCGGACGCAAGCGTTACGAGCCCCGTCGCGGGATTGAGAGTGAGCTCTGGATCGGTCGTTATCACGGTGATCGTGACGTTCGACAGCGTCGCTGGAACCCCGCGTACCGTGTCGGATGCCAGCATGGATGTCGTCGTGCCGCCATTGGTGGCGAACGGCGGGAAGACTTCCGGATTTGCGTCGATGGCGACGACGAAGGCCGAGGCGCTGTCAACGTCGGTCACGCTCAAGGTGCCGCCAGGGCCATAGAAGCCGGTCGCCGTCGCGGTGTTGTTGACCGTTCCCGCGGTAAAGTCGGCGGGTGTCGGCGCATAGGTGGCGGAATAGGTCGTGGTGTCGGTCGCGCGCGGCGCCAACGAGGCAATCGGCCCGCCCGAAATCACGATGCCCGGCAGAATGTCGGTCAGGGTGACGTTTGTCAGCGTGACATTGCCGGTATTGGTGATCGCGAAGCTGTAGCGCACCTGATCGCCGGGATCCGGACCATCGAGGAAGTCGCTGTCATCCGCCGTCTTGACGAGGTTGATGGCCGCGGCGGCGGTGATCGGCACCACCGTCGGATTGTCGTCGCCCGCCGTAGCACCCGACAGGTCGCTAACGTTCGGACCCGATGGCGGCGTGCCGGTCGCGGTCGCCTGGTTCGTCACCTGGAGCGCATCAAGATCGGCCTGCTGAAGCGTGTAGAGAGCGGTGAAGGTCGTGCTGTCGGTCGCCCCCGGCGCCAGAGAGGCGATCGGGCCGCCCGAGATCACGATGCCAGGCAAAGTGTCGGTCAGGGTAACATTTGTCAGCGTGACGTTGCCGCTGTTCCGGATCGTGAAGGCATAGGCGATCGTATCGCCCACCACGACCGGGTTCGAAAAGTTCGGCGTCGCTGTCTTGATCAGGGTAATCGCGGGTCCTGCCGTCAACGGCGTGACAAGCGGAATGTCATCGCCGTTCGTCGTGCCGGAAAGGTCGCTAACCGGATTGTCGAACGGATCGTCGCCAGTCGCGGTCGCCTGGTTCGTCACCTGCCCTGCATCGACATCCGGCTGCGTCAGGGCATAGGTTGCGGTAAAGGTCGTCGTGTCCGTGACGCCGGGCGCAAGGCTCGCGATCGGCCCGCCGGTGATGACGATGCCCGGCAGAATGTCGGTCAGGGTGACATTGGTCAGTGTCACGTTCCCGGTATTGGTGATCGCGAAAGCGTAGGTCACAGTCTCATTCGCGACCGGCGGGTTTGAGATACCGCTGGTATCCGCCGTCTTGATGAGGGCGATCGCTGGCGCGAAGGACGGGTTCACCGGCGTTGGATCGTTTTCACCAGGTTCGTTGGCGATACCGTTGCCGCTCGGGTCCGGGTTGGTGCCGTTGTCGGACAAGTCCTGAAGCTGCGGGTTGGTGGCGGATGTCTGACCGGAGAGCGCGCCGGTGCCTGTCACCGTCGCCTGGTTCTGGTAACGTCCGCCGGACGGCAGCAGTGGCGGCTGCGGCACCGTGGGCTGCACCCGAAGCGCGATGTCGATCTGGCACGTCGCCCCCGCCGCGAGCGTGAAGCCCGAAGCCACGGTCTGCGCGCCCGCGCCATTGAAGCCGCCGTTGAGCCCGCCGCAGGTGCCGGATGGCCCGGAGAGCATCGTGTACGTGCCGCGCGCCAGCGGGTCCGTCGCGGGTGCGCCAACCGAAGCATGCGTGCCGAAGAACGGCGCGGCCCCGGCCAGCGGATCGCTGACCTGCATGGCATTCAGCGCCTCGAGGCTGAAGTTCGTGACGTTCAGACGGAATGTCACGTTGAACGATCCGTCGGCATTCGGCGTCGGCCCGGATTGCACCGCCTTGGCGATGCCGACGCGCGCCGTCGGCACCACGGCGAACAGATAGCCCGTCGCGGCGGTGTTGGAGGGGAGCGAGACGCCAGCGATCGTTGTCGGCGTAGCGCTTCCGCCCGCCGTACCGGGCGTATTGGTGCCGTTTGTCACGTTCGCGGCGGAAACCGTCCCGCGCGTCACCGTGTAGGTGCCCTGCGGCACGTAGTTGAAGACATAGCTGCCATTCGGCTGCGTGGTCACGGTCTGCGTAATCGGCGCTCCGTCGAAGGCTGTTCCGGTCAGCGTCATCGTGACGCCGCCCAGACCCGTATCGCCTGGGCCGTTGATCGCGCCGTTATCGTTGAAATCGTAGAAGACGGTGCCGGCAAGAGATGAGGAGTCGACGCCGACGTTGCCGGAATTGCTGTTGTTGGCCGGATTCACATCGAGCGATGAGGTCGCAACCGAGGCGGTGTTGGTGAAACTCTGCGGCAGGCTCGAGACCGCGATAACGCGCACCGGCACGGTTATGTTGACGACCGCGCCGCTGGTCATCGTGCCCAGATCGCAGGTAAAGGCGGTGCCGCCGGAAGCGCCCGTGCACGACGTCGCGCTGGCGCTGCCGGATGCGACGGCTGCGCTCGGATTGCCGGTAAGCTGCATGTTGGCAGGCAGCGTGTCCGAGACAAGGACGTTGTCGGCCTCATCCAGACCCGGTCCGGTGTTGTTGCGCACGACGATCACGAAGTTGAACGGATCGCGCAGGTTGACCGGGTTGGACGAGGGCGTCTTGCTGACGACCTGGACATCGGCCTTGGTGCGCACGGTGGTGTTCTCGATATCGGAGTTGTTCAACGGATCGGTGTCGAAACCCGCCGCGATCTCGTCCGATGTGATCGAGACCTGGTTCGAAGCCGTACCCTTCGCGTCGCCGCGCGCGGTGATGGTGATGACGCGGCTCTGACCAGAGGGGATCGTCGCGAAAGAGCAGGTCAGCGTGCCGCCGAGGGAATTGGCCGCTGGCACCGAAGAGCATACTCCGCCGGCCGGAACCGTATGTGACTGGTAGGAAATCAGCGCAGGCGGCATCTGGTCGGTCACGACCACATTCTCGGCCGAGGATGGTCCATTGTTGGTGACCGTCAGGCTGTAGACGGTGAGGTCGCCCACCGCGACTGGGTCGACGCTTTCGGTCTTGCCAACCTGGAGGTCGAGAGCCGGGTTGGCAACAGGTGTCGCGCGTGAGACGGAGTTGTTGGTCGTATCGGTTTCCGGCGTCGATGTCGTCACCGCGGCATTGTTCGTGATCGTCGTGCCGCGGGTGACGTTGTTGGGGCGGACCACGATGGTAATCGTCTGCTGCGCGCCGTTGGAGATGGTGCCGAGGTTGCAGATGACGGCGTTGTTGCCCGGCCCGGTGGTCGAATTCGCCGCCGGCGCGGCGGAGCAGCTGCCAGTGGAAGGCGTCGCGGAGATGAAGGTCAGCCCGGCTGGAAGCGTGTCGGTGACGGTCACGTTGTCAGCCGCGCTCAGACCGTTCGCGAGGTTCTGCGCAGTCACGACATAAGTCAGGTTCTGCCCGGCCACAGCCGTGGCCGGGCTCGCGGTCTTCTGCACCGTCACATCTGCACGCGGCGTCACCATATAGGAGGCAGTCCCGGTGTTGTTGCCGAGGTTCGGATCCGCCGTTGCGGTCGAGGTTGCATTGGCGCTGTTCGTGCGGCTGCCCGCATTGCCGCCGGGGCGAACCTGCACGGTCACGACCGGACAGGTCGACCCGGCGGTGCAGACCGGAAGCGTTGCGATGGAGCAGTTGAGGCGGCGGGTGGTCGAACCCGCCGCGCTGCTGGAACAGCTCACGCCCGAAGCGGCGTTGGCGGCGACGCTGACGCCGACGAAACCGGCCCCGGTCGCTCCGGCATTGCTGTTGATGAGCCCGGTCAGGTTGTCGGTCACGTTGACGTTTGCCGATGGCTGCGGCCCGGCATTCACCACCTCTATCGCAAAGGTCTCGATGTCGCCCGCGACTACCGAGCCCGGCGACGCGGATTTCGTCACCGAGATGTCAGCCGAATTGGGGCCGGTAGAGCCGGTGACGCTATAGGTGGCGGTATCGTTCGCCGTATTGGTGTCGGCGATGTTGGCGTTTGGTGAACTGACGGTCATGCCGTTGACAATGCTGCCCGTGCCGGTCGCCGTCGTGGTCAGTGTGACTGCGGGCGTCGTTGCGCCCGGCGCAAGCGGCGCGCCGGAGGTATAGACCCGCTGACAGGTGATCGACGCCGGTCCGACGACGCTCGCGGCAGGCAAACAGGTCCAGCCGTTAAGGCCGTAACTCGTGACGGTCAGTCCGGCAGGAAGGCTGTCGGTCATCACAGCGGTGCCGAAGAAGGCTGCATTGCCGACGTTCGAGGTGCTGATCGAGAAGTTGTAGCTGTTGCCGACCACGACCAGCGCCGGGCTTGGCCCGGACTTGTTCGCGCGCAGGTCGACAACCGGAGCGGTGATCGTCGCGCCGCCGTCGTTCGCGCTGTTGTTGGTCAGGTTTGGGTCGGCAGGGCCGGCCGAGGCGATTGTCGCCGTGTTGGTTGTCGCCGGCGGCGTCCCCGCGCTTGCCGCGGTTGCGTTGATGACGATGTTGCCGAGCGAGACGTTCGCGCCAGCCGCCCCGCCGCTGGCGCGGATGCAGGTGACGGTCTGGCCGGCGGTCGAACAGCTCCAGCCCGGCGCGGAGATGGCGCCCAGGGTATAGTTGGCGGGAACCGTGTCCGTCACCGTCAGCCCGGTCGGCGTGTCGCCGGTGTATCGCGGCGTCAGATTGAAGGTGACGGGCGCACCTACCAGAAGCGTGCCGCCGGGCGAGCGGCTCTTACCGATTGACACGTCGCTGCCGCCGGTGATGGTCGTGGCCGCGGTCGCGGTGTTGTTGGCCGGAATCGGATCGGTGGGTGAGACGTTAATGACGCTCGCCGCCGCCGTAACGGTGGAGCCGCCGGCTGCGGAGATCTGGCCGCTGAAGGTCCGCGTGACGCTTGCCCCCGACGCGATCGGTCCTGCGATCACGCAGGAATAGGTCGAAGCCGACTGCGTGCAACCCGACGGCGGCGTGACATTGGTGACGCCGCTCGGAATCGGGAAACTGAATGTGAAGGACGTGGCCGTGTTCGGACCGCTGTTGGTGGCGATCAGGTCGTAGCTTACCGTGCTGCCCGACGACG encodes:
- a CDS encoding IS1595 family transposase; translated protein: MNLTDPIFTDKDAAREYLEASRWADGVYCPHCGGTDKCKKLEGKSHRPGLYQCGDCRQQFTVTVGTVFERSKVPLNKWLLATFLMASSKKGISAHQLHRTIGVTYKTAWFMFHRIREAMRDDTTGGFGNGGGVVEVDETFIGREPGKPVKRGAGHKMKVLTLVDRTTGKAKSIVVDDLKIKTLLPILKENIAAEATVYTDEAMQYDYLNRHFATHDKVNHGADEYVRGDVSTNTVEGYFSIFKRGMKGVYQHCGKQHLHRYAAEFAFRYSNRIANNVDDNMRANAILKGAEGKRLTYRRTDSVVA